In Primulina huaijiensis isolate GDHJ02 chromosome 6, ASM1229523v2, whole genome shotgun sequence, a single window of DNA contains:
- the LOC140978082 gene encoding uncharacterized protein, translated as MLERRGLVEDTDMPLKMQIQAMGFASQALDLYDVLDCKSIAAHIKKECDKEYGNGWQCVVGSNFGCFFTHKKGSFIYFTLETLNFLIFKGSS; from the exons ATGTTGGAAAGGAGAGGTTTGGTAGAGGATACAGATATGCCTTTGAAGATGCAGATCCAAGCAATGGGTTTTGCTTCTCAAGCTCTGGATCTCTATGATGTCTTGGACTGCAAATCTATTGCTGCCCACATCAAGAag GAATGTGACAAGGAATATGGGAATGGATGGCAGTGTGTGGTGGGATCCAACTTCGGGTGCTTTTTCACGCACAAAAAGGGTAGTTTCATATACTTCACACTTGAGACACTCAACTTCCTCATCTTCAAAGGCTCTTCATGA
- the LOC140978299 gene encoding uncharacterized protein isoform X2, producing MASNFSVGSSGFCNRNLVRSEDRVNYGNNAPCLARFNAKEQERNAFVMRSHPKEFLLTNASATLSSKRIPTRALSSMASAPNYGQSILEDNQYPLVKSQEGEMEFNRVDCLVWVLHESARSLSLSIQQLEMVRTGPPVAMAWNGVDVHAWHKHIAYQVPVYALLKAALEVEVFLSHKRSNNPCPVHRILFSKVNFLEKHIENQLCARNPTLVQWFRTTEVPRIAGLFMPLFKKWSMDYAGSGVAGTIVAITCCAAVGKLSWRISCSLFSKSIEDALIELITTTRDLVSVDKLYHLATKAGFEEDFLTHFGGKILPSKNVEDLEFWIGLVQRKLFTAFRRESVTKGKHILSNKVQENSLPILGLFAYLGRETRLFLSRHNVKDLDEAIKDLYSYLECGIIFIYPEFSSLSVYQLLMEVIVDEIGWLDFYSAYNCQLYQERRRSKNPIQAEKEIILYSVFTVCYDVVSGFAHYSSSIQQTLDTDLLEFLLQSQGLLSSCLEEYWAAYDVSSDLQKIGERNEPDSAQSFLINGTKNPSLVMDARQISAELKGRETQRNLSTQTAGPSSNQAGTAVDSGHTTKSTQQCFFRKTTANLISKSVDICVGTQLLFIDILDSLRLLAKKLCGHKVTKRERRKMQRTATDVVTLVPITILMLIPNLGLGSYHI from the exons ATGGCTTCCAACTTCTCCGTGGGATCCTCCGGCTTCTGCAATCG AAACCTTGTTCGTAGTGAGGATAGAGTAAATTATGGAAATAATGCACCATGCCTGGCAAGGTTTAATGCAAAAGAGCAAGAAAGGAATGCCTTTGTGATGAGGTCCCATCCAAAAGAATTTCTCCTCACAAACGCATCTGCAACATTGTCATCGAAAAGGATTCCTACTAGGGCACTATCATCAATGGCATCCGCTCCCAACTATGGTCAAAGCATATTGGAGGATAACCAGTATCCTTTGGTTAAGTCACAAGAAGGTGAAATGGAATTCAATCGGGTTGATTGTCTTGTGTGGGTGTTGCATGAATCTGCTAGAAGTTTATCTCTTTCAATACAACAACTTGAAATGGTTAGAACTGGTCCACCAGTTGCAATGGCATGGAACGGGGTAGATGTGCATGCCTGGCATAAACACATTGCATATCAG GTTCCAGTGTATGCATTACTGAAAGCAGCACTTGAAGTGGAAGTGTTTCTTTCTCACAAACGCAGTAACAACCCTTGTCCTGTTCATCGAAT TCTATTTTCTAAAGTAAACTTTCTTGAAAAACACATCGAAAACCAATTATGCGCGAGGAATCCTACTTTGGTGCAGTGGTTTAGAACTACGGAAGTTCCACGGATAGCTGGATTGTTTATGCCCTTGTTCAAGAAATGGTCCATGGATTATGCTGGCAG TGGTGTTGCAGGAACAATTGTGGCGATCACTTGTTGTGCAGCTGTGGGAAAATTGAGTTGGAGAATTTCTTGTTCGttgttttcaaaatcaattgAAGATGCATTGATCGAGCTCATTACTACAACACGGGATCTTGTTTCTGTTGATAAATTGTACCACTTAGCTACCAAGGCTGGATTTGAAGAGGACTTCTTGACTCATTTTGGAGGTAAAATTCTTCCAAGTAAGAATGTTGAAGATCTAGAATTTTGGATTGGATTGGTTCAGAGAAAACTTTTTACGGCATTCCGAAGAGAGAGTGTTACTAAAGGCAAGCATATTCTTTCCAATAAG GTTCAAGAAAATAGTTTGCCCATTCTCGGTCTTTTTGCTTATCTAGGAAGAGAAACGAGATTATTTTTGTCAAGACACAATGTGAAGGACCTTGACGAGGCGATAAAAGACCTTTACAGTTACTTGGAATGTGGTATCATCTTCATATATCCCGAATTTTCGTCCCTATCAGTGTATCAGCTTCTAATGGAG GTAATTGTCGATGAAATTGGATGGCTAGACTTTTATTCTGCATATAACTGCCAGCTATACCAAGAAAGGAGAAGATCGAAAAATCCAATTCAGGCAGAGAAGGAGATTATCTTGTACTCTGTTTTTACCGTATGCTATGATGTGGTTTCGGGATTCGCTCACTACAGCAGTTCAATACAGCAAACTTTAGATACTGATTTGTTAGAATTCTTGCTTCAGAG TCAGGGCCTGCTGTCATCATGTCTGGAGGAATACTGGGCTGCTTATGACGTATCGAG TGACCTTCAGAAAATAGGTGAAAGAAATGAACCTGATTCAGCACAATCTTTTCTGATTAATGGCACAAAAAATCCATCTTTGGTTATGGATGCTAGGCAGATTTCGGCAGAATTGAAAGGGAGAGAGACACAACGGAACTTGTCAACTCAAACTGCG GGCCCCAGCTCAAACCAGGCTGGAACTGCAGTTGATTCGGGGCATACTACTAAGTCCACTCAACAGTGTTTTTTCAGAAAGACAACGGcaaatttaatttctaaaaGTGTT GATATTTGTGTGGGTACTCAGCTGCTATTTATAGATATATTGGATTCCCTGAGGCTTCTGGCCAAGAAATTATGCGGCCATAAAGTTACAAAGCGGGAGAGGAGAAAAATGCAAAGAACGGCCACGGACGTTGTTACACTTGTTCCAATAACAATTTTAATGCTAATTCCA AACTTAGGTCTGGGTTCATATCATATTTAA
- the LOC140978297 gene encoding proteinaceous RNase P 2-like isoform X2: MTAMNRRWKKQKLTPEAQFRATLDHCSRTKNLFEAISLYESSDAPTLSLNNLNSLLYICSNSVSDPETRKPAIEFGFKLFHQNGGNLKPNEATITAVSRLAAAKGDGDYAFELAKRVKDHGVSPKLRTFSPALICFCDGGMADKAYEVEEHVKAVGLQLEEPELVALLKVSMEASGLEKVYEYLHKLRVALRGVNQPAMELIENWFRENHATEVGSISLCQNQLKEALLRNGGGWHGLGWLGEGVWIVQRSNIASDGKCSACDEQLVCVDIDRAETEKFEQSIASFAMEREAQSNFKEFQDWLEKHSDYETVIDGANIGLYQQNFAEGGFSIEQLDAVVKEVHNSSNKWPLVVLHKKRVRSLLEDASKRELIEEWIDKGILYGTPYGSNDDWYWLYATVKLKCFLLTNDEMRDHIFALLGSNFFFRWKERHQIYFHERQSEAFDAAIIFSRYPGIC; this comes from the exons ATGACCGCCATGAACCGGCGGTGGAAGAAGCAGAAACTGACACCGGAAGCACAGTTTCGCGCCACCCTCGACCACTGCTCCAGAACCAAAAACCTCTTCGAGGCCATCTCCCTTTATGAATCCTCAGACGCCCCCACCCTCTCCTTAAACAACCTCAATTCCCTCCTGTACATCTGCTCCAACTCCGTGTCTGACCCGGAAACTCGGAAACCCGCTATTGAATTCGGATTCAAGCTATTCCACCAGAACGGTGGAAACTTGAAGCCGAACGAGGCCACGATCACGGCTGTATCCAGGCTGGCGGCAGCTAAAGGCGATGGGGATTACGCGTTTGAGTTAGCGAAGAGAGTGAAGGATCATGGTGTTTCGCCTAAGCTCAGGACTTTTTCGCCGGCgttgatttgtttttgtgatGGTGGGATGGCGGATAAGGCGTATGAAGTGGAGGAGCACGTGAAAGCTGTGGGGCTTCAATTGGAGGAACCCGAACTTGTGGCATTGCTAAAG GTTAGCATGGAGGCAAGCGGGTTGGAAAAGGTTTATGAGTACTTGCATAAGCTAAGAGTGGCACTACGAGGGGTTAACCAGCCAGCTATGGAACTCATAGAGAATTGGTTTCGAGAGAATCATGCAACTGAGGTGGGTTCAATTAGTTTGTGTCAGAATCAGTTGAAAGAAGCCCTTTTAAGGAATGGAGGTGGGTGGCATGGACTTGGCTGGCTTGGAGAGGGCGTTTGGATTGTACAAAGATCGAATATAGCCTCTGATGGAAAGTGTTCTGCCTGTGATGAGCAGTTGGTCTGTGTTGATATTGATAGAGCAGAGACtgagaagtttgagcaatcaatTGCTTCTTTCGCTATGGAAAGAGAAGCCCaatcaaattttaaagaatttcaG GATTGGCTGGAAAAGCATTCTGACTATGAGACCGTGATAGATGGGGCGAATATTGGATTGTACCAGCAGAACTTTGCAGAGGGGGGGTTTAGCATTGAACAG CTTGATGCTGTTGTCAAAGAAGTGCACAACAGCAGCAACAAGTGGCCCCTGGTTGTTTTGCATAAAAAGCGTGTGAGATCTCTGCTTGAGGATGCTTCTAAAAGAGAGCTGATTGAGGAGTGGATCGACAAAGGCATTCTCTATGGAACACCATATGGATCTAATGATGATTG GTATTGGCTTTACGCCACCGTGAAACTGAAGTGTTTCTTACTGACAAATGATGAAATGAGAGATCACATTTTTGCACTCCTTGGTAGCAACTTTTTCTTCAGATG
- the LOC140978299 gene encoding uncharacterized protein isoform X1: MASNFSVGSSGFCNRNLVRSEDRVNYGNNAPCLARFNAKEQERNAFVMRSHPKEFLLTNASATLSSKRIPTRALSSMASAPNYGQSILEDNQYPLVKSQEGEMEFNRVDCLVWVLHESARSLSLSIQQLEMVRTGPPVAMAWNGVDVHAWHKHIAYQVPVYALLKAALEVEVFLSHKRSNNPCPVHRILFSKVNFLEKHIENQLCARNPTLVQWFRTTEVPRIAGLFMPLFKKWSMDYAGSGVAGTIVAITCCAAVGKLSWRISCSLFSKSIEDALIELITTTRDLVSVDKLYHLATKAGFEEDFLTHFGGKILPSKNVEDLEFWIGLVQRKLFTAFRRESVTKGKHILSNKVQENSLPILGLFAYLGRETRLFLSRHNVKDLDEAIKDLYSYLECGIIFIYPEFSSLSVYQLLMEVIVDEIGWLDFYSAYNCQLYQERRRSKNPIQAEKEIILYSVFTVCYDVVSGFAHYSSSIQQTLDTDLLEFLLQSQGLLSSCLEEYWAAYDVSSDLQKIGERNEPDSAQSFLINGTKNPSLVMDARQISAELKGRETQRNLSTQTAGPSSNQAGTAVDSGHTTKSTQQCFFRKTTANLISKSVDICVGTQLLFIDILDSLRLLAKKLCGHKVTKRERRKMQRTATDVVTLVPITILMLIPVSAVGHAAILAAIRKYIPSLIPSPYSDDRLDVAKQLKRTKKMEVRRITNEDSDSKVL, translated from the exons ATGGCTTCCAACTTCTCCGTGGGATCCTCCGGCTTCTGCAATCG AAACCTTGTTCGTAGTGAGGATAGAGTAAATTATGGAAATAATGCACCATGCCTGGCAAGGTTTAATGCAAAAGAGCAAGAAAGGAATGCCTTTGTGATGAGGTCCCATCCAAAAGAATTTCTCCTCACAAACGCATCTGCAACATTGTCATCGAAAAGGATTCCTACTAGGGCACTATCATCAATGGCATCCGCTCCCAACTATGGTCAAAGCATATTGGAGGATAACCAGTATCCTTTGGTTAAGTCACAAGAAGGTGAAATGGAATTCAATCGGGTTGATTGTCTTGTGTGGGTGTTGCATGAATCTGCTAGAAGTTTATCTCTTTCAATACAACAACTTGAAATGGTTAGAACTGGTCCACCAGTTGCAATGGCATGGAACGGGGTAGATGTGCATGCCTGGCATAAACACATTGCATATCAG GTTCCAGTGTATGCATTACTGAAAGCAGCACTTGAAGTGGAAGTGTTTCTTTCTCACAAACGCAGTAACAACCCTTGTCCTGTTCATCGAAT TCTATTTTCTAAAGTAAACTTTCTTGAAAAACACATCGAAAACCAATTATGCGCGAGGAATCCTACTTTGGTGCAGTGGTTTAGAACTACGGAAGTTCCACGGATAGCTGGATTGTTTATGCCCTTGTTCAAGAAATGGTCCATGGATTATGCTGGCAG TGGTGTTGCAGGAACAATTGTGGCGATCACTTGTTGTGCAGCTGTGGGAAAATTGAGTTGGAGAATTTCTTGTTCGttgttttcaaaatcaattgAAGATGCATTGATCGAGCTCATTACTACAACACGGGATCTTGTTTCTGTTGATAAATTGTACCACTTAGCTACCAAGGCTGGATTTGAAGAGGACTTCTTGACTCATTTTGGAGGTAAAATTCTTCCAAGTAAGAATGTTGAAGATCTAGAATTTTGGATTGGATTGGTTCAGAGAAAACTTTTTACGGCATTCCGAAGAGAGAGTGTTACTAAAGGCAAGCATATTCTTTCCAATAAG GTTCAAGAAAATAGTTTGCCCATTCTCGGTCTTTTTGCTTATCTAGGAAGAGAAACGAGATTATTTTTGTCAAGACACAATGTGAAGGACCTTGACGAGGCGATAAAAGACCTTTACAGTTACTTGGAATGTGGTATCATCTTCATATATCCCGAATTTTCGTCCCTATCAGTGTATCAGCTTCTAATGGAG GTAATTGTCGATGAAATTGGATGGCTAGACTTTTATTCTGCATATAACTGCCAGCTATACCAAGAAAGGAGAAGATCGAAAAATCCAATTCAGGCAGAGAAGGAGATTATCTTGTACTCTGTTTTTACCGTATGCTATGATGTGGTTTCGGGATTCGCTCACTACAGCAGTTCAATACAGCAAACTTTAGATACTGATTTGTTAGAATTCTTGCTTCAGAG TCAGGGCCTGCTGTCATCATGTCTGGAGGAATACTGGGCTGCTTATGACGTATCGAG TGACCTTCAGAAAATAGGTGAAAGAAATGAACCTGATTCAGCACAATCTTTTCTGATTAATGGCACAAAAAATCCATCTTTGGTTATGGATGCTAGGCAGATTTCGGCAGAATTGAAAGGGAGAGAGACACAACGGAACTTGTCAACTCAAACTGCG GGCCCCAGCTCAAACCAGGCTGGAACTGCAGTTGATTCGGGGCATACTACTAAGTCCACTCAACAGTGTTTTTTCAGAAAGACAACGGcaaatttaatttctaaaaGTGTT GATATTTGTGTGGGTACTCAGCTGCTATTTATAGATATATTGGATTCCCTGAGGCTTCTGGCCAAGAAATTATGCGGCCATAAAGTTACAAAGCGGGAGAGGAGAAAAATGCAAAGAACGGCCACGGACGTTGTTACACTTGTTCCAATAACAATTTTAATGCTAATTCCA GTTTCTGCAGTCGGTCATGCGGCCATATTGGCAGCAATCAGGAAATACATACCATCTCTT ATACCCTCTCCCTATTCGGATGACCGGCTCGACGTTGCTAAGCAACTGAAGCGAACAAAAAAAATGGAAGTTCGACGTATTACTAACGAAGATTCAGATTCAAAAGTCCTATAA